GGTCCACGTCAGCGAAATGACCTGGTCCAAGCGCATGAAGCACCCCTCGAAGATGGTTCACCCCGGCGATGAGGTCGACACCATCATCCTCTCGGTCAACCCGAACGACCGTCGCATCTCGCTCGGCATGAAGCAGCTCCAGGAGAACCCCTGGGAGCATCTGGAAGACAAGTACCCCACCGGTGCTGTCGTCGAGGGCCGCGTCCGCAACCTTACGGACTTCGGCGCCTTCATCGAGATCGAAGACGGCATCGATGGCCTCGTGCACGTCAGCAATCTCTCGTGGACCAAGCGCATCAAGCACCCCAGCGAAGTGCTCAAGAAGGGTGAGAAGGTCAAGGCTGTCGTGCTCGGTGTCGAGCCCGAGAACCGCCGCCTCTCGCTCGGCGTCAAGCAGCTTCAGCCGGATGTGTGGGACACCTTCTTCGAGCAGCATCGCGTCGGCGACATCGTCCACGGCAAGGTTCTGCGCACCGCGCAGTTCGGCGCCTTCGTCGAGATTGCCGAGGGCATCGAAGGCCTCTGCCACGTCTCCGAGGCAGTCGATGAGCACGGCCATCAGGCGACGCTCAACGTTGGCGACGAGCACGACTTCAAGATCGTCAAGATGAGCCATGACGAGAAGAAGGTCGGCCTCAGCCTCAAGGCGATCGGCGAGGAAGCCTCACGCGCCGAAGTCGAGACCTACAAGGAGACCAAGTCGAAGAACCAATCCAGTTCCTCGTCCTCCTCATCCACCACGCTCGGCGACCTCATCAACTGGAAGCGCGAGAACCAGTAAAGAAAGACCACATAAGAGTCTTACCCGATCACAGAAGGCCGCCCACCCGGGCGGCCTTCGTCATTGCACCTTCGTCATTGCTTTGTCTTTGCTTTTCTGTCATTCCCGAAGGGAATCTGCTTTTGCTTTTGCCTTTCTTTCTGTCATGGCGAGGTCACACCATCACCGCTTTCGGCCGGCTCCGCGCCAGCCACAGCAGCATGCAGCCAAGCAGAACACTCGCGAGGATCCCTGTTGTCGCGTCCGCCGCCAGGCTGCCGCTAATGCCTCCGCGCGCAAATCCGAACGCGTCCACATACAGCATGTATGAGATTGGCAGACTGAACGCCGAAGAAACGAAACAGAAGGTCGTGGAGGCCAGCGGATTGTTGCGGCCGATCGTCTCAAACGTGATCGCGATGCTGATCGTAATCGCCAGCGATTGGAAGAGGTTCTCCGCAATCAAAGTGATCGCGAAAGATGCCGGACCACGTGGCAGCAAAATCAGTCCCAGTGTGCACAACGCACCTGCGATCCCCACCGCAAGATAAAGCAATCTCAGCGGCATAAAGCGGCTGATCGCCGGAAACACCAAGCAGCCCACGACTCCGCCCGCAGCCACTCCCACGCCTCCCACCACGCCCACAAATCCCGGCGAAGCATGAAAGTCATTGCCGCGGCTGCCGAGGAAGTTCGTCAGCGAGAACGTCGCCGCTGGAGCCATGAACATCACGATGGAAATGATCACCTCGCGCCGCTTGACCAGCGACACAAGATCGCCGAAGAACTTCGAGAACGATTCGCTGGCTAGCCTTCGGTCCGGCCCCGGCGCCTGCATCAAGGGAAAAGGGATCGTCGGAATCAGCACCGAGATCGCGAGCACCACTGCGACCGCAATCGGCGAGAGATGACGCACAAGTTGGTTGCAGCCGATCGCCATCACACCAAACCCACCCACATTGCCGATCGTCATCCACACGCTGATGGACTTCTCCTCCTCGCCTGAAGTGATTGACGACAGCCACCCGCCCACCGCGCTTTGATACAAATACGCCGCGAAGAAGCCCACCGTCAGCACGCTCTCCAGCAATACGAGATGATCGAGATTGATAAACGCCACCACCAGCGTGAGTGACGCCATGATCGCGAGCATCACCGCGTACCATCGCCGGCTGAATCGGACATCAAGAATCGGGCTGAAGAGAAACGACCAGAAGCCCGGTGAAAACGCGACCGCCGTCAGCCCCGCAATCGCCGTCTCAGGCACGTGTCGTTCGCCGAGCAGCTGCGGCACCGCGAACGCAACCACTCCGCCATACAGACCGTACGACAGATTCGTGAGACCCATGAGCCAGACAGGAACCCGATGACGGCTTCGCATGCTTGCAGGACTCCGGCGAATAAGTCCCAACAGCCTACCATCGGTTAGCGTGGCTGCAATTCCGTACGAGGTCCTCTCGCGCTAGCGCCGGCGTTCTATCCCGCATTTAACTGCCGAATCTTTAGGCCGATCAGACCTCACCCGGAACAAGCGCAACGTGTTCCGGTGGCACCTCCGGTTCTTCATCCTTGGCAAGCAGACTCAACGCAACATACAGTGGCGCATACGGCAACGCGGCAATCAGTGACGCTATCGCCCGGATCGCCAGAACCTCCGAATGAGTCCCATACGAGATCCCAAGGACGATGTGCTCAAGGATGATCAGGCTCGTGGAAGCAGTAACACCTGCAAACGCCCAAGTTCTTCCTGTTTGAACCAAATGACCGCCGGCTTGGCCGCTGCGGACCTCTGCGACGGCGTGAAGGGCCACCGGAACCATCAAGTATGCAAGTCCGCACATTATGAGCAGGCCAAGCAGATCAGAAAAAAGCCAGTGAGCCACGATAGGGTGCCATCTCGGATAAGTAACAGCAAGAGTGATAGGCAGAAAGCTCGCAAGGATGAGAGGTATCGCGAACAGGAACGCGCGCAGGCCAAGAAGCAGGGAGGCGCCGATCAAGTTGCGCCCATCGCTCCGCGGTCGACCCATTTGTTGCATCACCATCCGCGAGGTAACCAGAAACGCGGCGGCATACAGCGCGATGCAAGCAAACCGAGTCACCTGCGCCCACCCTCCTGTTAAGGCATACGCCAAGCCGTTGGCGGTAGGGTCGACGGTAGCAAAGCCGAGAACTGAATGGCCGCGAAACGCAAAACGCAAAAGGTAGAACATGACGAAGGATTTGCTCGCCTTTAAAGCGGACGATCCTAAGTCAGCGACGATGACCGGAAGCCACAACAACGGATACTCACGGACCAGTGTTACCGTGCGCCGCCACAACTGTTCCCACATAGGCCAACAGCATATCTGCTCATTGATTCAGGCGTGAGACAAACTGCGCTACTTGAACCACTCCAGCGGAATCGCATCGCCCATCGCCTTGTATCCCACCGGCCCTGGATGCAGCCCATCCCCTGAATCAAACGCCGGATTCAGCTGCATTGGATTCGCTGGATCGCGCGTCAGTTTATCCAGATCCACCACGCCATCAAAGTGCCCCGGCGCTAGAATCCATGCATTCACCGCCTCTCGCGCTGCATCATCCATTGCATTCGGATGGTAATAGCCGGATTTCCCATCCGGCATAATCGTCGCGCCGTAAGCCAGAATCCCGTGTGCATGCGCCCGCGCCACAATCTGCGCGAACGCGCCCTCCATGCGCTTCACCAGCTCATCGTGATCTCCCTGCGTCGCAGCTGGCCTGCGCGCCACCGCACCGAGATCATTGATCCCTTCCAGCACAATCACGTACTTGACTCCGCTCACCGCCAGCACGTCGCGATCAAACCGCTCGAGCACCGGCTCGCCCAGCGCGTGCGTCAGCAGCGCATTCCCTCCAATCCCCTCATTCACTACCGCAACATCGCGCAGCTTCTTATCTGCCTGCAGCCGTTTCGCGAGCTCGTCCGTCCAGCGATCGTTCCCATCCGTTGTCGCTCCGTGTCCATCCGTAATCGAATCCCCCAGCGCTATCACCGTGCGCGCCGCTTCATCGGCGATCACATCCACCTCAGCCAGCCCCAGCCATCGCACCGTCTTTTCTGCGTCCACCAACTCCGGATCGCCCGAGTGCACCCCATGCAGCAGGTATGAAGTCGCTCGTGACCCTGGATGACTCGTCTGCACGCTCGGCGGCTCCGCGTAGTGGAAGCTGATCGAGAGATCGCTCAGCGGATCCACCTGCATCTGCACCGGGTCCGACACCCACACCGACCCTGTCGGAATCACCACGCTGTCACGTCCATCAAACGTCACCGGATGATCCGTTGTCGCATCAATCGCACTCGACGCCGGCGACTTCGCCTGCGCGACATGCACTGCATCCACGCGCAGCGGCCGCGTTCCAAACGCATTCGACAGCTGCACCCGCACAGTCGTCCCACCCACCGACACGCGCACAATCTGCCGCACTGTAGTGTCCGTCAACTGCGCATCCGTCAACTGCGCCTGACTCGGCTCCGGTCCCACCTGCGACGTCCCCCACGTTGCAATCCAGTGTGGCTCGATCTTCTTCGCCGCTTTGTCTGACGCCTGCGCAGACATCGCGCACAACGCGAAACCTATCGTCAACGCTGCTGAAAAACGCAATCCCATGCGTGAATGCTATCCTCCGGCATGCGCATTTTTCCTGCGTTCGCTTTATTTCTTTCTGCATCTCTAACGTGCTCCGCGCAGCTCTCGCCGCAGACACAGCAGCAAATCGCTGACATCGCCAACAAGGCGCTGCACGACACCGGCGTCCCTTCCGCATCCATCGCCATCGTTGAAAATGATCGCGTCGTTTACGCTCAAGCCTTCGGTCTCGCCAATGTCTCGCCCGCCAAACCCGCGACGCCGGACATGGCCTACGCCATCGGCAGCATTTCCAAGCAGTTCACCGCGAATGCGATCCTTCTTCTGCAACAACGCGGCAAGCTCTCCATCGACGATCCTGTCGCCAAATACTTCCCCAACTTCACGCGCGCCAACGAAGTCACCCTCCGCAACCTCATGACCATGACCTCCGGCTACGAGGACTTCGCGCCGCAGGACTACATCATCCCCGCGTGGCGCCAGAACACCGACCCGGTGGAGAACGCCACGCGCTGGGCCACCAAGCCGCTCGACTTCACACCTGGCACCGACTGGCAGTACTCCAACACCAACTACGTCATCCTCGGCCTCATCGTGCAGAAGGTTACCGGCGAACCGCTCATGCAGTTCATCCGCGAAAACGTCCTCGACCCGCTGCATCTTCAAGGCGTCTTCAACACTTACACCGACCGCGCAAAACTCGAGGTCACCGGCTACGTCTCGTATGCGCTCGCGCCTGTTCGCGTGCAGCCGCTCGAAGGCAACGGCTGGTACTTCGGCGACGGCGACCTTGCCATGCCCGCGTCCACGCTCGCCGCCTGGGACATCGGCATCATGGAACAGAAGCTCCTCTCGCCCGCCAGCTACAAGCAATTCGAAACACCCTTCATCCTCGCCAACGGCGACAACACCCACTACGGCCTCGGCACTTACATCAACTACCTCAACGGTCACCGCGAACTGGAGCACTCCGGTGAGGTCGGCGGTTACGTCTCCGAGAACATGGTCTTCCCGGAAGACGGTGTCGCTGTGGTTGTCCTCACCAATGAGGTCGCTTCCTCTGCCGCTCGTCGCATCGCCGTCGGCATCGCGCGTCAGATTCTTCCCGGCATCACGCCTGCACCGCCGTCGCCTGACACTCTCGAGCCCACGCTCAAAACTATCCTCGCCGGCCTTCAGCAGGGCAATATCGATCGCTCCCTCTTCACCTCTGACGCCAATGATTACTTCAACGCGACCGCGCTCGCCGACTTCAAGTCCACTCTCGCCCCGCTCGGCACCATCACCGACGTCACGCGCACCTACACGCACCAGCGCGGCGGCATGACCGGCAGCGTCTACCACGTCACCTACTCCAGCGGCACCACCATCTCGGTCAGCACCTACGTGCAGCCCGACGGCAAGATCGAACAGTTCCTCATCACTGCCAAATCGTGACATAGAGATAGCGGTAACGACTCGCGGCCAACAAACTTCCTCTCCTAAATTTTTAGTTGACACATCCTCCTTCTGCGCCTAATCTCCTAATCCATTAGGAGACTGCACGGATGCCTGCCGCCAAACACCTTCCCCTCACCAAGCTCGAGCTCCAGCTCATGCAGGTCATCTGGCGGCGCGGTGCCAGCACTGTGAGCGAAGTTCAGGAGTGCCTTGACCAGCAGCTCGCCTACACCACCGTCCAGACGATGCTGAACATCCTGCTCCGCAAGGGCAAGGTGAAGCGCCAGCTTCGCGGCCGCGCCTTCGTCTACAGCGCCGCCGTCACCGAAGAGAAGGCCTCGACCAACGCGCTGAAAGATCTCATCGACCGCATGTTCGGCGGCTCCAGTGAAGAACTGGTGATGAGCCTCATCAAGAGCCGCCAGCTTGATCCCGAAAAGATCGCCGAGCTCACGCGTCGTCTCGAAGAAGAGGAGGGCAGCCGATGACGCACCTCGAACTCACCCTCCTCAATTACCTCCTGAACTCGCTCTGGCAGACCCCCGTCATCTTCCTGTTCGCCGTACTCGCCGCGCGGATCACAGCATCTGCCGGGCCGCGGACACAACATCGCATCTGGGTGACAGCGCTCATCCTCGAAGCCCTCCTGCCCGCGTGCGCCTTTGGTCCCAGCCTGCGCGGCATGCTGCTCTCATTCATGCACAGCGCCCATAGCCGTGTCACAACGCAAACGACGCTCCTCGGCGTGACCGCGCCCGCCCCTGGCAGCCCGCATCTCGTTGCGCTCGCCGAATCTGTCGCACTCGTTGCGTACATTGCTGCGTCTTTGTACTTCGCCGTGCGCCTCGCTGTTCGTCTTCACCGCACGCGCGCGCTTCGCCACACAGCGCAGCCCATCGTCCTCACCGGCGAACCGCTCGCCCTATGGAATCGCTGCGCTCGCATCTTCGGGATCGACGACGCGCACCTTGCAGCATCGGCTCACGTCGTCGGCCCTTCCACCATCGGAATCCGTCGCCGCACCATCCTTGTTCCACCCACGCTGCTCACGTCGATCTCCTGCGAAGACCTCGCAGCGGCTCTCGCGCACGAGTTCGCACACATGCGCCGCCGCGACTTCGCAAGAAATCTCCTCTACGAATTCATTGCACTGCCCATTGCCTGGCATCCGCTGCTCTGGCTCACGCGGCTTCGCATCGCTGAATCACGAGAGATGGTGTGCGACGAGATCGCCGCGCGCGCCACGCACGGCGCCACCCGCTACGCGCATTCACTTCTCCGGCTCGCCGAATCTTTCTCGCGCCCAACGCCGGCCGCTACCCTTCACGCCATCGGAATCCTTGACGCCAACGTCCTTGAGAGGAGAGTCATGAAACTCACGCGCATCCATTCCATCACCGCAGTCTCTCGCCGCGCCGCCATCATTGCCGCTGTCGCTCTCGGCATCGCAACCTGTGCCTCTGCCATGTCGCTGCGCCTCGAGGTCCCCACCAGCGCCATACTCTCTGCTCACACAGTTTCCCCAGCACCCGCCTTCATCGCGTCCGGCTCGCAGCAGCCAGATGGCCCCATTAGAGTTGCCGGTGGCATCGCCGCCGGCCAGATCATCTCCAAGGTCGATCCCATCTATCCGCCCATAGCCAGAGCCGCGGGCATCGCGGGCGCAGTCGTTCTCCACGCAATCATTGGGGCAGATGGAACCATTCAACAGTTGGCCGTCATCTCCGGCCCACCAATGCTCGTGGGGTCCGCCATGGATGCAGTAAGGCAGTGGGTCTACAAGCCCTACCTGCTCAATGGCGAGCCCGTCAAAGTCGATACGACGATCACCGTCAACTACTCTCTCGACCCACAGAAGACTCCGCCGCCACCGCCGCCACCATCCGCAAACAATGCCAGGGAAGACACCTACCAGATAACAGGGACCGACGGCGAGGTATACAACGTCGGCGGATCGGTTCGCCCGCCGGTCGCCATCTACGCGCCCGACCCCGAGTACACGGAAGCCGCACGTAAGGCCAAGCTCTCCGGCAACGTCATCGTTTCGCTGGTCGTCGACAGCGACGGCGAGCCGCAGAATGTCCGCGTCGCGCGAGGCCTGGGCAATGAGCTCGACGAGAAGGCCGTCGGAGCCGTGCAGCAGTACAAATTCAAACCCGCAACACGAAACGGCGAGCCCGTCTCCACCTACCTCAACATCGCCGTCAACTTCCAAATCTTCTGAGCAGAAGAATCCACTAACTAAGAACTACTACTCGCCTCACCGCATCTCCGCGGTCCACGCCCCACCCGGCTTGCACTCCCCGCCGGACGTCCCATTCGTTACGTGCCCGTCCACCAGTTTTCCCGTGCGATAGCATCCACCCTCACTCGGCACGATCAACACCGTGGCGTCTTCCGCCACCAGGATTTTCACCTCGTGCCCTGATCGATCCTCGAAGACCGCAACGCCCGGCTCGCCGATGCCCGGCACCAGCTTGTACTTTGCCTTTCCGCCGTCGGCATAGTGCACTGTCCATTCGCTGCCCGCGCGCGACGTCTGCGTTGCACTTGTATTCAACTCGGGCGTCTGTCCCAACGCCACGCCGCACATCGCCAGCGCAGCCCATGCACATCTGCCGGCCCATCTCCCGGTACTGCGCATCACGTTCGGCACTCGCAGCCCTCCGGCCAAACCCTCTGCACTCTTAGACTCCCAATTGCTCTTCTTTGTACCACTCCCGGCGGCCCTCCGCGCGCCAGAAAACCTGTCGTGACAAGCTGCGTCGTACTCCGTTACATCTGCCGGAAATACTTGCCACACCGTGACAATCGTATGACACCCTCGCGCACCCGCCTCACTACGCTCACATTCAGCCGGATCGTATCCGCGCTGCGCCTCTGCCCGACCAGAGCGCCCCAGTGAGGCACCATGAGCCGCATCACTATCTTTCTGCTCGCCGCCCTCTGCGTCCTGCTCGGCCCGCTGCCCTCCGCGCACGCACAGGCTTATGTCGTCACCAATCTCGTCTCTGACGGCTCCGTCACCGCCACCACCATGGATCCGGGCTTCCTCAATCCGTGGGGGATCTCCGTCAGCGGCACCTGGTGGATCAGCACTGCCAACACCGGCTACAGCTATGTCGTCCCCGCTACTACAGATGCCATCGCCTTTAAGGTCGTCATCCCGGCTGCTTCAGGAACCGGCACAGGTGCGCCCGCCGGCTCCGCCACCACCGCCGGAGCGACCGGCATGGTTCTCTCCAACGGCACCAAAGCGTCCTTCCTCTTCTCCACGCTCGACGGCGCCGTCTACGGCTGGAACTCCAAGCTCGGCACCAGCGGCGCCGTCACTCTCTCAGCCATCAACAGCTCTTCCGCCGCCGCCTCCTATCCCGGCCTCGCCATCCTCAATCCCAACGCCACCAGCAGCTACATCCTCCTTCCCAACTTCGGCGCCGGCAACAAAGTCGAGGTCTACGACAGCACCTTCAAACCCACCACTCTCTCCGGCTCCTTCACCGATCCCAACCTTCCCTCCGGCTACTCTCCATGGTCGATTCAAATCCTCAATAACCAGGTCTGGGTCGCGTACGCACTCCGCGGCTCCTCCGCGCCCTACGCGCCCACCCTCGGCGCCGGCAACGGGATCGTCGACGTCTTCGACACCAGCGGCAACTTCGTCGCCCGCGCCGTCACCGGAGGCAATCTCAACGCGCCCTGGGGCATCGCCTTCGCGCCCGCCACAGGCTTCGGCATCTTCTCCGGCGACCTTCTCATCGGCAACTTCGGCGACGGTCACATCAACGTCTACGACCCCAAAAACAGCTACGCGTACCTCGGCCAGCTCGTCGACTCCACCGGCAAGCCACTCGTCTACGCCTCACTCTGGAGCCTCCTCACCGGCGGCACGCCCATCCTCAACAGCACTTCCGTCAGCGGAGGCAGCCTCACCTCGGTCTACCTCACCGCCGGCCTCGCCAACCAGCAGCACGGCCTCCTCGCCGCCATCAACAGCTCCACCGTCTCCGGAGCCTCACCAACCTTCGCCTTCAGCTCCTCCGCCTCCTCCGCCACCGTCACCGACGGCAACACCGCCACCTTCACGCTCGCCGCTGTCCCGGTTAACGGCTATAGCGGCACCATGACCTTCACCTGCAGCGGCCTTCCGGTGAACAGCGTCTGCATCTTCTCGCCCTACACCCTGAGCGTCGCGTCAAATGCCCCCGCAAGCACCACGCTTAGCATCACCACCATGGGCTCCAAGGCCAGCATGGGATTTATCCACTATCACCATGGCATGCCTCCCTTCGCCTTAGCCTCGATCGTTCCGTTGTCGCTGCTTCCGCTGGCAATGTTCGTTCGCCGCCGTCGCAGCTCCTCGCGAGCTCTGCGGCTCTTCGGCCCACTCGCCATTCTGGTCCTCGGTTATGCTGCGACCGTTCTCGTCCTCGGCTGCGGCAACAGCGCATCGCCAGCCACAACACCGCCCTCCACGCCCACCGGCAACTCAATCGTCACTGTCACCGCGACACCCTCGGGCGGCGCACCCCAGCAAACCTCCATCGCCTTGACCGTTCAGTAGATCGCACGAACTCTCCATTACGGGTGCCGGTGAAGGGTGCCCACAAAACTCGAGCACAACTCCTGTTCGGCCTCTGACCCAATAGAATCAAGATTTTGCGCATTGAGGTCCAAGGCTAAGTGCAATCGTTTGAAGATTTTGCACAAAAATGACGGGGAGGGGGCCTACCGCCGCCTCTTCTTCGAAGTGGACTTCTCGCGCGTCGGCTTCCGCGGCCCGCTCCCCGCCACCGGCTCCGTCCCCGGAAGCAGCGCAAACTGCAGCCGCATCTGCTGACGATCGACCCGGTCCAGGATCACCTCGACCCGCTCGCCCACCCTGAAGCAGTGCCCCGTCCGCGCCCCGCAGATCGTCCTGTCCGTTTCCCGAAACGTATAGTAGTCCCCCGCCAGCGACGCGATCGGCACCAGCCCCTCGATGAACAGCTCATCGAGCTCCACAAAAAATCCATACTTTGTAACCGAGAGGATGATGGCCTTGAAGTCATCGCCGACCTTGTCAGCCATGAACCGCATCTTCTTCCACTCCATCAGCTCCCGCTCCGCGTCCGCCGCCCTGCGCTCCGCCTGCGAGCTCTCCACCGCAATATCACTTAATTCCTGTGCCCCAATCGGCCCATCACTTTCGCTTGCCTTGCCCGATCTCTGATCTCTGTTCTCTGATCTCTCCAACTTCCATGGCTGGGGATCATCACTCCTGATCGCTCCTCCGCGCGGATCGGCGCCGTTGCGCAGCATTGCACGCAGCAGCCGATGCACGATCAGATCCGGATAGCGCCGAATCGGCGAGGTGAAGTGCGTGTAGCAGGGACTCGCCAGCGCGAAGTGCCCCTCGTTCTGCTCCGCGTATCTCGCCTGCTTCAGCGATCGCAGCATCAGGTACGCGAGGATCCGCTCCTCAGGATGCCCACTGATCCGCCGCACCAGCCGCTGATACATCTGCGGAGTCACCGGAATGCTCTCGGGAATCTCATGTTTCTGCACATCGCGCGCGCCTCGCCCGCGCGCCGAAGACCGTAGAGACGCCCTGCGGTCCGCCTTCATCGTCATGCGTTTCACCGGCAGTGAGCCTATGCCCAGCGTCTGCCCGAAGCTCGCCGCGGTCTCTTCGAACTCGACGATCCGTTTCGGGTCTGGCATCTCGTGGATGCGATAGATGGAGGCAATGCCCTGATCGCGCAGCCACGTCGCCACACACTCGTTCGCGCTAAGCATGAACTCTTCTATGAGTCTGTGCGCCCAGCCGCGCTCCGAACGCACAATCGCCTTCATGTTTCCGTCGGGATCGAACTCCACGACTGGCTCGGGAAGGTCGAAGTCGATGGAGCCACGCCGCTGCCGCTTCGCATTCAGGCGCAGCGCGAGTTCCAGCATCGCGTCGAACGCGTCAGGCATCTCCGGTTGCCCGGCTGCAACGCGCTCGCGCTCGGCGAAGTCCTCCGCGCTCGGTTCGGGCGTGACATTCGATCTCTGATCTCTGTTCTCTGATCTCCGCGGAGAGGCATTCAGGCAGTGCTGCACGCTTGTATAGGTGCAACGGCGAGCGCTGCGGATGATGCCTTCACACACGCGATACGCGACGATTTCGCCGCGCGGATCAATCTCCATCACGCAGCTCTGCACCAGCCGATCTTCGTTGGGCAGCAGCGAGCACATGCCGCTCGAGAGCGCATGCGGAAGCATCGGAACCGCTCGATCAGGAAAGTAGACGCTCGTTCCGCGCACGCGTGCCTCTGTATCAATCGCCGTCGCGGGCTGGACGTACCAGCTCACATCGGCGATATGTACCTGCAGCTCGGTGTTGCCGTTCGCCAGCGGCCGCACCAGCACAGCGTCGTCGAAGTCGCGCGCCGTCTCGCCGTCGATGGTGACGACCGGCAATCCACGGAAGTCCTCGCGACGAGCAAGCTCATCCTCCTCGAGGCTCGCGACCGTCTCCTTCGAGCGCTCGTGC
The genomic region above belongs to Acidobacteriaceae bacterium and contains:
- a CDS encoding SGNH/GDSL hydrolase family protein — its product is MGLRFSAALTIGFALCAMSAQASDKAAKKIEPHWIATWGTSQVGPEPSQAQLTDAQLTDTTVRQIVRVSVGGTTVRVQLSNAFGTRPLRVDAVHVAQAKSPASSAIDATTDHPVTFDGRDSVVIPTGSVWVSDPVQMQVDPLSDLSISFHYAEPPSVQTSHPGSRATSYLLHGVHSGDPELVDAEKTVRWLGLAEVDVIADEAARTVIALGDSITDGHGATTDGNDRWTDELAKRLQADKKLRDVAVVNEGIGGNALLTHALGEPVLERFDRDVLAVSGVKYVIVLEGINDLGAVARRPAATQGDHDELVKRMEGAFAQIVARAHAHGILAYGATIMPDGKSGYYHPNAMDDAAREAVNAWILAPGHFDGVVDLDKLTRDPANPMQLNPAFDSGDGLHPGPVGYKAMGDAIPLEWFK
- a CDS encoding TIGR03118 family protein, with translation MSRITIFLLAALCVLLGPLPSAHAQAYVVTNLVSDGSVTATTMDPGFLNPWGISVSGTWWISTANTGYSYVVPATTDAIAFKVVIPAASGTGTGAPAGSATTAGATGMVLSNGTKASFLFSTLDGAVYGWNSKLGTSGAVTLSAINSSSAAASYPGLAILNPNATSSYILLPNFGAGNKVEVYDSTFKPTTLSGSFTDPNLPSGYSPWSIQILNNQVWVAYALRGSSAPYAPTLGAGNGIVDVFDTSGNFVARAVTGGNLNAPWGIAFAPATGFGIFSGDLLIGNFGDGHINVYDPKNSYAYLGQLVDSTGKPLVYASLWSLLTGGTPILNSTSVSGGSLTSVYLTAGLANQQHGLLAAINSSTVSGASPTFAFSSSASSATVTDGNTATFTLAAVPVNGYSGTMTFTCSGLPVNSVCIFSPYTLSVASNAPASTTLSITTMGSKASMGFIHYHHGMPPFALASIVPLSLLPLAMFVRRRRSSSRALRLFGPLAILVLGYAATVLVLGCGNSASPATTPPSTPTGNSIVTVTATPSGGAPQQTSIALTVQ
- a CDS encoding M56 family metallopeptidase, with protein sequence MTHLELTLLNYLLNSLWQTPVIFLFAVLAARITASAGPRTQHRIWVTALILEALLPACAFGPSLRGMLLSFMHSAHSRVTTQTTLLGVTAPAPGSPHLVALAESVALVAYIAASLYFAVRLAVRLHRTRALRHTAQPIVLTGEPLALWNRCARIFGIDDAHLAASAHVVGPSTIGIRRRTILVPPTLLTSISCEDLAAALAHEFAHMRRRDFARNLLYEFIALPIAWHPLLWLTRLRIAESREMVCDEIAARATHGATRYAHSLLRLAESFSRPTPAATLHAIGILDANVLERRVMKLTRIHSITAVSRRAAIIAAVALGIATCASAMSLRLEVPTSAILSAHTVSPAPAFIASGSQQPDGPIRVAGGIAAGQIISKVDPIYPPIARAAGIAGAVVLHAIIGADGTIQQLAVISGPPMLVGSAMDAVRQWVYKPYLLNGEPVKVDTTITVNYSLDPQKTPPPPPPPSANNAREDTYQITGTDGEVYNVGGSVRPPVAIYAPDPEYTEAARKAKLSGNVIVSLVVDSDGEPQNVRVARGLGNELDEKAVGAVQQYKFKPATRNGEPVSTYLNIAVNFQIF
- a CDS encoding MFS transporter, with the translated sequence MRSRHRVPVWLMGLTNLSYGLYGGVVAFAVPQLLGERHVPETAIAGLTAVAFSPGFWSFLFSPILDVRFSRRWYAVMLAIMASLTLVVAFINLDHLVLLESVLTVGFFAAYLYQSAVGGWLSSITSGEEEKSISVWMTIGNVGGFGVMAIGCNQLVRHLSPIAVAVVLAISVLIPTIPFPLMQAPGPDRRLASESFSKFFGDLVSLVKRREVIISIVMFMAPAATFSLTNFLGSRGNDFHASPGFVGVVGGVGVAAGGVVGCLVFPAISRFMPLRLLYLAVGIAGALCTLGLILLPRGPASFAITLIAENLFQSLAITISIAITFETIGRNNPLASTTFCFVSSAFSLPISYMLYVDAFGFARGGISGSLAADATTGILASVLLGCMLLWLARSRPKAVMV
- a CDS encoding serine hydrolase domain-containing protein is translated as MRIFPAFALFLSASLTCSAQLSPQTQQQIADIANKALHDTGVPSASIAIVENDRVVYAQAFGLANVSPAKPATPDMAYAIGSISKQFTANAILLLQQRGKLSIDDPVAKYFPNFTRANEVTLRNLMTMTSGYEDFAPQDYIIPAWRQNTDPVENATRWATKPLDFTPGTDWQYSNTNYVILGLIVQKVTGEPLMQFIRENVLDPLHLQGVFNTYTDRAKLEVTGYVSYALAPVRVQPLEGNGWYFGDGDLAMPASTLAAWDIGIMEQKLLSPASYKQFETPFILANGDNTHYGLGTYINYLNGHRELEHSGEVGGYVSENMVFPEDGVAVVVLTNEVASSAARRIAVGIARQILPGITPAPPSPDTLEPTLKTILAGLQQGNIDRSLFTSDANDYFNATALADFKSTLAPLGTITDVTRTYTHQRGGMTGSVYHVTYSSGTTISVSTYVQPDGKIEQFLITAKS
- a CDS encoding BlaI/MecI/CopY family transcriptional regulator, with amino-acid sequence MPAAKHLPLTKLELQLMQVIWRRGASTVSEVQECLDQQLAYTTVQTMLNILLRKGKVKRQLRGRAFVYSAAVTEEKASTNALKDLIDRMFGGSSEELVMSLIKSRQLDPEKIAELTRRLEEEEGSR